Within Candidatus Poribacteria bacterium, the genomic segment CCACCGTCTTGGGTTTCCAATAGCACACCACCGTTACCCGCTATCCAGCCATTCTTGTCATCGTAGAAAAGCACCTCACGGAAGTCGTTGCGTTCCTGTTCACCGAGTTGACGTTCCCACGTTTTTCCACCATTTGCGGAGTAGTAAATACTACCCGCACTGCCAACCGCCCAAGCGTGTTCCGCATCAAGGAAATACACACTCGCAACTCGTTGTCCACCGCGTCTCCTTCGTCTCTCAGGTTCAGGTGGTGGAGGCGGTTGTTGTTCCTTGGGTGGCGGCGGACGGTTCGCGCGTTCGGCATTCGGTGGCAATGCGCCTTCAGGGGCAAGCCGACCCGGACGTTCTCTCTCTGCCCGAAGTCGATTTTGTATTTCCTCCGGTGTCTCATCATACTGTAACGTGGGTGCCTCTACAACCGCTGCTTCTGATTCGTCTGCTTCTGGTGAGGGTGCTTCTGGTGTCTCTGGTTCGGTTTCTCGCATAGCGAGCAGATCAGCTCTTGTGACAACAGGGACTGGATTCCAATTTACCCCTTGGTCCTCGGTGATATACGCACCACCACCGCCGAGTCCCCACGCGTGTGTATCCGAACGGAAAGTGACACGCCGCAAGCCACGTGTGCTTTGTGCCGTAGTTCTCAATTTCCACGTTTCGCCGCCATCTTCAGTCAACAAGGAGTTCCCGTTACCGAGGATGACCCAACCGCGGTTTTCGTCGGCAAAGTGTACAGCGATACCGGGTTGATTGGTCTTCGCCTGAATTTTCCAGTAGTCTCCGCCGTCAACTGTGTGAAGGATAAATCCACCGTCTCGACGTTGCGGAGTCACTGCCCACCCTACTTGACTATTGATGAAATGGAGATCGGTGATGTTTCCTGTTGTTGTTCCGGTTTTTTGGACTTTCCACGTCTTGCCCGCATCAATGGTATGCAAGGTCTGCCCAATCGATGCACCGAGCCACCCTTCTTCGGCGTTCAGGAAGTGCATTGTGCTCACGCGAGGAAGGTTTTGCTTGGTTGCTTGCAGAATCGGCTCCCACGTTTCACCACCATTTTCTGTTTGGAGTAAAGTGCCAGAACCGAGAACTCTTCCATGTTTCGCGTCAACGAATTCCACTTCGCTTAAATTTTCACTAATACCGCTGTGCTGCGGTAACCACGTTTTCCCGCCGTCCGTAGTATGGGCGATAACACCACTGGAACCGACCGCCCAGCCGTTTTGGGCATCTACAAAGTGTGTATCTGCAAAATCAGTGCGCCAAGCCGCCTGACGGATAATGTCCCAATGGTAAGCAACCGGTTCAACCGGAGCCTCCTCTTCAGCAACAACGATTTCGGGTTCTTCGGCGACAGGCGGCAATTTCGCGGGCAGTTGTGCCTCTTCAACCGAATACCGCATCGCAATTCCGCCTTTACCAACGGCGACAACACCATCAGGCGAGAGCGCTAAGCCGTAAAGGTCATTGTCAGTACCACTCTCCTGCATCTCCCACTTTTTTCCGCCGTTGATGGTGGTAAGCATCACGCCGTTGTCACCAACAACTAACCCGTGCTGTGTATCCGCAAAATAGAGTTTATTGAGATTCTCTTGCGTGCCGCTGCGTTGAAAATTCCACTTTTTCCCGCCGTTTTTTGTGTGTAAAATCTCGCCAAACTGTCCAACAATCCAGCCGGTATTCTCATCTGCGAAGTAGACGGCATAAAGTTCGTTGAAAGTGCCGGTCGTCTGTTGGTTCCATGTCAAACCACCATCTTCTGTCGCAAGGCAAACACCGGGCCATCCGATAGCCCAACCTTTCTTTTCATTGAGGAAAAATACACCCTTTAGCATGAGCGAGAAGAAATCGCCGGTTGCGGTTTGTGGGAGCCATGTTTCGCCTCCATCTATTGTGTGTATGATGCTGCCAATATCCCCTACAATCCAACCCATCTGAGGACTAACAAAGTGGACAGAACGGAGTGTAAAGGCAGTGGGGCCCCGCTGACGCTCCCAATTCATGCCACCGTCATTCGTATGGACAATAAGTCCACGCTCACCGACTGCCCAGCCGTGCTTATCGGTCGCGAAATAGATGTTCCAGATACCGTCCCAGATATCTGTCTCAATTTCGTTCCAGGTCTGTCCGCCATCGTTGCTCATCGCCATCGTACCGCGTCTACCGACTGCGATTGCACGGTTGGCATCGGTAAACTGGACATTCTGCAGATCGTTCGCTGTTGTACCGCTCGTCATCTCCCATGTTGCACCGGCATCCGTTGTGTGTAAAATAGTACCGTACCATCCAACCGCCCACGCCTCTGTAGGCGTTGTAAACTGGATGCCTGTTAAATTGTTTTCCGTGCCACTCTCCATCAATTGCCAATTGTCACCACCATCTTCGGTCCGTGTGATAAAGCCGACATCCGCTACGGCGACCCCGTAGTTTTCATCTGTGAAATGGATGCTATTGATCGTATCTCGGACGTGTCCATTAATCAGCGGAATACGACTGTCTTGACGTTCCCAGTTCGCACCCGCAGTCGTCGTATGGAAAATAGAGCCGTCACTGCCAACGATCCAACCTTCATTGTCGCTGACGAAAAACACCTGTTTGTTATCATTGATCATGCGGTCGCGTTCGCCTTCAAAGCGATTGCTCTGTTCTCGCCACGATTCGCCACCATTCTCGGTGTGAAAAATTCTATCGTGTGTACCAACAACCCATCCCTTTGAATTGTCAGCGAACCAGACCCCGTTGAGCATAAATTCGCTAACATACTCGTAGCGTTTCCATTCTTTTCCACCGTTTTTGGTGTAGAGCACATCCGAATCTTCACCAACAATCCAACCTTGTTTTGAATTGGCAAAAAAGACATCAAGGAGCATCGCGGAGCTGCCACTCTTTTGCAACGACCAGTGTCTGCCGCCATCATCGGTTGCTGCAACTAACCCTTCATCGCCGACTGCCCATCCATTCTGTGCGTTTGTAAAATAAACTGCTTTGAAATCTAATGAGGCATCAGGCATACGAAATCCTGGGCTTGTTGTATCGACTTCCTGTTGCTTCCACGTCTTTCCGCCATCTGCCGTATGAATTATCAGACCACTCTCCCCGACGATCCACCCCTGTTTATGGTTAACAAAGTGGAGATCCGTGAAATGCGTCTCCCAATCTGCTTTTCGTGTCGCCTCCATCTTAACACATCCGTTAAAAAGGAATAGAATACCGAGCAGACATACTATGACAAATCCGTTGACAACAAGTTTCGGCTTGCAAAATACGCCAGAATTCACATTACTTATCAAACTCATTTTTACCTCCGGTTGTTGTTCTCCTTTGAAAGCCGAGAAGATGGTTTGGATTTATTGTGGTTACAAAACGAATCTCTTCTCCGCGAGATACTGCTATTTAAGTTGAAATTTGTACAGGACTTACGCATTTCGTCTTAAAGTCCGCCGGATAAGGGGCGGGGAATACCATAAAGCATTCATACCGTTGATTCTGATGCTTTAGGGGGTTAAATACAACCCAATACTTTCACTGTGAGGCATTTTCAGCAAAATATACCGATTTTCCGTTCAATTTGCGTAAGTCCTATTTGTATATATTCCAAGCAAATTCCGTGCCACTCTATGAGTCGGTTCTTGACAGAATATATGGCAAAAACCGCACAAAATCGGGCGTACGTTATATCCAATTGCACGAAATGGGGCAGATTTAATAATATAACACCAACATATTTAGACAAACTCCCCCAGTTATATGTTCACATCATTAATAACCGTCGCTTTCACCGAAAAGACCTGAACGTGCTACAGCAATACCTATTGCGATGACAACGGGCAGCGCAATGACTGCTATCTGAACAAAAGCAGAACGCCTTGCACCGAGCCTCTGGATTGCTCCTATCCGTCCAACAGGGGCTAAGCATAGCGAGATCAATAGCAGGGCGGCACTCACTACTGGAACTTCTTCATAAAAGTAACCGTTCATCCAGATGCCTGCCAACGCGAGTGCTATAACCGCGGATACCCCGATCGGAAATACGGGGACTTTGTCGTCAGATCGTGCAACAAGCGTGATAATCCAGATCGCCGCAAAAAGTGCTACCAGAATACCAGCGTGCTGTGCCAACCGCAAACTTCCAGAAACCGCAAGAATCAGCGCAGTGCCACCAGAAAGTCCAAAATACACAAATGGACTTGAACTGCCAGACGGTAAAATCGTAAAACTCTGTTGGACTATATTCCAAAAGATAAAAATCGTAACGGCAATGCACACCCACCAGATAATACCTTCAACCTGCCCCCAACTATACTTGAACATTGAATTCAGTAGCAGTCGCGGCACAACAATTGATATAACTGCCGAGGCAATCAAGCGTCCCCATAGCGCGAGATGCCAAAAGACACCTAAGATAAACCCAATAAGCGCGAGATAGCAGAGCCAATGCACGCCTTCTCGTGGCGGAAACGGCGGCAGCCCTTCTAAACCGATATATCCGACGATGTAACCGACGCTCAATGCGGCACCGAAAAGCCACCCCGGAGATAAACCGTTCCGCGCCTCGGTCTGATCGCGGACTCTTTTAGAGGCAAGAATGTTTGCGAAAATAAAAATCCCGCCACCAACTATGGCTGGTAGAAGTAGACCGAAGACAAGTTGCTTGAATATTAACATCGCCAATATCCCCGTTGACGTGGTTAGCCAACCTCGTCAACGAACAGTTCTTTTTTAATGCAAGCGCGTTCGTAGCGAATCGGAAACGTGAACCTATTTGTGTTTCGCTTCAATACTGACGATAAGACGGATTTCGTCACTAACGGATCCGATTCCATAAGTCATGCCGAACTCGCTCCGCTTAATCGTAAAGATGCTCTCAAATCCGATGAGAGATTCACCATCTCTGCCCGTAGCGCGCCCCGTAATTTCGACATCCACAGTGATAGATTTCTTAACGCCGTGTAACTCAAGGTCGCCCGTAACCTCCAGTACATCCTTTTTGTCTTCCTTCACACGGACTTCCGTGCTTTTGAAGGTAATCACCGGAAACTGCTTGGCACTGAAGAAGTCCGAACTTCTGAGATGTTGATCGCGTTTTTCGTTGCCAGTATCAACGCTTGCTGCTTTGACCTCAAATTCCACCGTGCTATCGGAACGACCGCTTGCATCGCTTGCGCCCATCACGATCTGACCGCTGAATTCGTTGAATCTGCCATAATTGTAGCTAACGCCGTTATGTTTTGCGCGAAAAAGTATCATTGAATGTGCAGTGTCAATTTCATACGATGTTACACTCATAGGTTGCGTAATTCCAGCAAAACCGATAAGCAGCAAAAGTACAAGGCTTCCGGTGCTGAAAACCCGCAAATTCCGTCCTAAATCCATTTTCATTGAAAACTGATCTCCTTTTTTATTCTGAAATTTCACTAAATAAAGAATGTGTCTATTGCACAAAAACAAGGCAAGTATACCGTGTTTTTCAAAACGCGTCAACGAAAATCAGTCTTCCGATCTGCAAGTAAACAAATGGATTTTGTGTAAACGCTAAGATGTAGATCGCGATGGTGTTTTTTTTGAACGGTAGATTACCAATATTTGGGCATTTTTGGATGGGTATTTGGGTATGATGCTTGTGTAAAGGATGGCGATCAAGAGGGGCGTTTGCAACAGCAGAAGCCTGAAAAAACAATTCGATAATTCTGTAAAAGACGCTAAAATCTTTACATAAAAATTTCCCGGAACCCAATGAGTATCCGATTATTTCAGCCATATAGTAGTGCCGAGTTTAAGGGTTCTCTGGCGTCCGGATTTTTCCAGTGTGACCTGTTTGGATTGGATGTTGGTGATGGTTGTGTCCTTAGAAAGGGTATCGCCGGTAGTAAACATATACGTTTTGTTTCCTTGGATCGCTTGGATAATCGCTTGCGGTGGTGTTTTTCCATCTGTAGGGATGCGGGTTCCAAGCAACCGAAAAGATTCCTTGGGGCGTGCGGGGCTCCAACCGAGGGGACGGAAAAGGTTATTATCAATGATAGTGCGGTAGAACTTAGTTTGTTGAAAGCGAACTTCTCTATCTTTGTCCTTTGTTAACTGCGGGCGTTTTGTTGTGCTCGGTGGTGTACTTACCTTTACTGTCTTATTGCGCGGTGTTGACGGTAGGTGTTGAGTGTTTGCAAATAAAAGTGGTAAGATCAGGATGATGCCCATCCCGAAAGCGATCGCGAGGCTTTTTAGGAGAAATCTAAACATGATGTTTCCCTTTATTAAAGTGTTCATGCTATTTATCGTTAGGGACAGTCTATGAATAGGTGAATGTGTACCCGTTAGGTGGTGTATAACTCTCTTTATAATTAAAGACACAATTTTGTACAAGAAGGGTGCATATAACGAAAAAAGATGGCAGTTAGTTGTCGGTTAGGGGTGGGGTTGTGAGGTAATGGAAGTCGTGACCAGGAGATCGCTCTTACAGAAGAGGCGGGGGAGGATGCCGGACATTTACGGAGCCTCCCCACAAGTTGATTTGCTTATTGACATGTAATTGCTAATCACTATTGGATAAAGTGATTTTCTTCATTGCGGAGGGTTCATTTTGGAGGTAAGGATGTAGCATCCGTCGGAGTTTCTGATGGGCATGATATAAGTGTGATTTAACAGTACCCTCCGACTTGTTCAGGTGAGCGGCGATCTCTTTTATTGAGAGTTCTTCTCGGTAGCGGAGATTAAAAACGCGTTTCTGACCTGCTGGGAGTTGGACCGCTGCTTTTCGGATGATGTGTCCGAGCTCCTCTTGTTCAAGCATTTCATGCGGGGATGCGTGTGTTTGCGGCGTTTGAATGGTGTCGTCTGGGTTTGCCGTTAATTCTTCGTAGGTGAAAACAATCTCTCGTTTTTGTTTACGGATGAAATCAATGCTACAATTAACAGCAATTTGGTGGAGCCAACTGTAAAAGACAGATTTTCCCTTAAAATCTGGCAGTGCTTGCCACGCTTTTAGGAACACTTCTTGGCAGATGTCCTCGGCAGCTTCATGATTTCGGACGCGCCGATAAATAAGATTGTAGATTCGCTGCTGATATTTCCGGACGAGCGGATTAAACGCCTCTGAATCGCCATTCTGCGTACGCGTAATAAGTTCCGATTCATTGAGGGAGCTGAGCTCTGTATAGACTAAAGTGTTTGTCATATTTTTCTCATTTCGTAGAAGTTGTTAGTGTTGAAATCCTGTTTGGACCATGAACAATTATTTTTCTGAAATTAACGGATAGGAACGAGCGGATTGCCTTTTACGCTTTTCATCAATCCTGCTTTGTTGCAAATCCAGTAGTGTGAGAGGATTATTGACTGCTTTTGATAAGTGTTGCTTCAAGTTCGGTGATGCGACGTTCAAAAGATTCTATCTGCTTTGTGAGATATTGGATTTCTGATCTAATGAGTCCGACCAACTCTCGGGCATTTGACGGTTCAGGTACAGGTTTGGGGTTTTCAAAAATTCGCCAAGTGCTGCCAGAGCCTTTGGAAACATTTTCGGCAAACCCCCTATCTTTCAAGTACCTTAGCGCGGCTTTGATAGGGTTTGTTTTAGCTATTGATGGAAGGCCGCCATGTGATTGATGATATTGGATGATCCCTTCATCAATTTCTCGCCTGCTTGCTGTTTTTCCTGCGAATAGTTCTAAGATAATTGCCATGGCGATTTTGGGTTTAAGGCGTGCCCCTTTATATCTATAATTTGGGTACATGTTATCTATTCCTTCCTTTCATCATCAAGGATCGGGTTGACTTGGTACATCTCCGAGTTTTAAACAGGAATACGATATAACGTATCAATGACATTTTGTGGGTTCTTCATTTTGTATCAATACTTGTAAAATGTGCTTTAGCCTTCTCAGTTTCTGTAAGCGAAATATGGAACATGCCCTGATGTCGGGTTTCGACGTAAAGTCGATCGTTACTGATAACAAAGGATTGTATGCTGCTCGGAACCTCTGCGGAAAGCAGTTCCCACTTGCTGTTGTGAGCATCTAAACGATAAGCACCGCTACCACCGATACCATAGATTGTTGTATCGTCTGCAGCGAATTTGTCTATAACGCTGGGCATACCCGTTTGATCGGTGATGACCTGCCAATGTTCTCCAGTTTGTGACATCAAGACATCTGTATCCGTTGCCAGACAAATCGTTGAACCTGCGAAGGTAATCTCTTTGAAATGCGCAACTGGGATCGGCAGCGTTGAGGTAATGTCTTTCCAGTTGTTTCCATTGTCAAGGGATTGAAACAATTTTCCATTCGATTTACCAGCGTAGACGGTTTCACCTGAAACAGCCAATGTAGATTCCGAATCAATATCGACGAATCCTGTGTCCGTCCATTCCGGATCACCGGGTCTCCATTTGAAAAGCCGCTGTCTATATTCAGCGTAAAATATCCCACCACCGACAGCGAAAGTTCCGATGTTCGTGTGTTTTTTCCTAAGTAGATGCAACCTATATGATGGGTCAGTGCTATCCTCTGGTGCTACCTCGGCTTTAAAAGCGGGGACACCTTGAACGGGAATCAGTTCATCGCCCATAGCGGATGTGCGGAAAATACTCGGTTTGTTCTCTTGAATCGAAATAGCATAAAGGACATTACCGGCAATCTTTAACTTCATGTTCAGATAAAAATCGGTGTTTAATGGGGACGTTTGCTCGTGCGTATTGAAGTGAGCACTTTCCCAAGTTTCACCCCCATCGGTTGACTGCACAAGGTCTCCCCCAATATGCATATAGAGTCTACTATTTAGGGCGAGCAGGTCGTGGATTTTGGGACCTGTCATCCCATTTACAAATGAATGCCAGGACGCACCAGCATCAGTTGTGCGGCTGATGCCGCATGCATCGACTCTGTAAAATATCCTCTCATCAATAGCGATAGCTGGGAATCTGGGTGCCATATATGAACTGATGTTGGATCTGAGGGAAGTCCAAGTTTTTCCGCCATCAACGGATCGAAATTCTGATACACCCAGAACTAAGAGTGTTTTACCTGCAGCCAAGACCTGTATAGCGGAAGCAAGGTTTATCACTTGGGATTTATCTATAGGTGTTATTTCAGTCCACGACGCTCCAAGATCTACTGAGTGAAAAACCTTTTTTTCTAATGTTTCAGGGGTTGGTATGTTTGGAAATGATTTAGCCGAGTAGACAACATCAGGTGCGATTCCGACATAGAGGTTCTTTTTCTCAACGGTCAAGGCGTAAACGGCACCGGATGTGTCAGTAAGCAACTGTTGCCAGTTATTTAAAACGAGGCGATAGAGCCCTCGGTTTGTACCAGCGAATACGGTGTCTCCGATTGCAGCGACTGTATAAATCCGTTTGCCTGCTAATCCGTTGTTTAAGGGCATCCAATGCTGACCGGCATCAGTAGATTGAAAAATACCTTTTTCTTGAAGGGCGAGATACAGTGTTATGTTTTCTTGTGGATTGTGTTTCTGGCTTGCATCGGTGACGATGAGTCCACTGGCGATGCCTTGGGGGCGCTGTCCAAGAGGATTCCACGTATCACCACTGTTTCCTGAAGCGAGCACCTCATCAGCGGAAACAGTATAGAGGGTGCCTTGGTGCTCTGTCATAGGTACCCGGTACTGTCCGGTGGGGATATCAGCGTTAATAAGCACCCATGTTGCCTCGGGTGTCAACCTATAGAGACCCGTTTTTGCGGCAGCGTAGACCGTTCCATCAGCGGCTTTAAAAATGTCATAGACGACACTACCTTTTGGTCCGATTGACTGTGTCCATTGTGAAGCGGAAAAGTTGGCTGCATCGTCGTTCCATGCGTTTGTGGTGAGGGTGGTTTGCGAGGTTTGCATGCCAGCACCGTTATTTTTACTCGGGATGATCGTTCTACCCAGCTGATTCCGCACATCAGGTTGCGCGACAATCTCAATAAGGATAGGTTCATCAACGAGTTCAATGGTAGGTTCAGATTGTGCGTCAAAACTATATGGCTGCTGAAACCGGAGCAAGTATTGACTACCCATACCCAAGAGTATCACCAATGCTATTGCAGCACCGAAAGCTGCCCAAGGGAGTAACGGTTTCTTAGCAGGGGGTGTCGGTGTCGGATTCAGGTCGGCAATGTGTCGCATGACGTTCTCAATGAGAGTGTCAGACAATTGGACCCCGTTAAGCGTTTCCTGCACCAATGTTTCTTCTTCTTGTAAACGCTTGCGGGCACGGCGAATTCGGCTCTTAATTGTATTCACCGACACACCTAAGAATTTGCCGATCTCCTTTGCTGTCATTTCACCGAGATAGTAAAGCGTCACAACGGTACGTTCACTCTCCGGTAGCTGCTCTAGGAGTCTTTTGGCAAGAATTTGCCGACGCTTAGTGTTTTCAGCTTCACGCTGATACGATATATGATGTGCGTAGGAGGCTTCTTCAACCTCTTCTGGACGTGTATCTTCTAAGGATTGCATATTCAACTTGTCCATTTTAGTTTTATTCCGCTTTATCCAATTAATGCAGCGTCGATTCGCGATGACGTAAAGCCATCCTTCAAATCTGTTTGGATCCTCTAATGTCCCAAGTTTTTTGTAGGCTTGGATAAAGGTGTCCTGAGTAATTTCCTCTGCAATGTGAAAATCCCCAATTTTCCGCCATATAAGGGCATGAACACCTTTTTGGTGTTTCTGCATTAATATGCTGAAAGCCTCGTCATCGCCAGATAGAATTCTACGAATCAGTTGAACGTTGTCAGCTACCATCAAAATTCTCCTTGCTACAAGTTAATTTACGGCTATATGCTTCTGGATAGCAAATGGACAGGTTCCCGTGATATTGCCGCTACTCAAGTTGATGTAAAATATGTCCGACATGTGTGATGGTATTGGTGAAATTTAAGAGCATTACGCAGCCCTTTTTAAGTTAAGGACACAATTTATTCCAAAAAGGGTGCATTTAAGGTCAAAAATTCGGATTTTTTTACTTTTTTAAGGTTTTTAAGGGTGAATAGTCTATTTTGGAAGATCATTATCGAATAATACCGTCAAATCATTTATGAAATACGAGAAAAAATAAAAATTGGGTTCCATGCCTGTTTGATGATTTTAAGTCGCTTGATATCGTCACAAAGTAACTTTCTGTGCGATTTTTTCGTAGACTCCCGTTCAACCCAACCTACAATGCAGACGCTGCAGCCTCATTAAATCAGTAATGATACTATTAACCTAATTGTAGCATAAAGTACATTTGTTTTCTGAGATTTTTAGGTTAATGCCTTGTACAGAGCCATTTTTTCTAAGATGCTATTATGTTTAATGTTCATTCGGAGGTTTATGGCGTTGGTGTCAAGATACCCTGTTTCCTACTCAGAGTATTTTTTTAAATTTTCCTATAGATTGTTGTAAATCCCTTATTAGACAGTTTACACCTTTAAGACTTTTTTAACAGTATGCACCTTTTTCGCTAATAGGTGTGTCTTTAAGTTATAAAGCGTGAAAAGTTAGCACGTAGAAAATTTTATCAACTTAACGAGACGAAAGCATGGAGAATAACAGTGAAAGATTTTTTTCCAAAAACCTTGCATCCCCTACATATCTTTGAAGACGATGCGGTGCTTTATGCAGCGGACCTCGAGAAAGCACGCATTGTTGAGCTGTCAGTTGTGATGGCAGAGATGTTGAAGTTTGCGGAGACACAGAACGATCAAGAAATCCAGCGGACACTCGGAAATTCTTATCCGGATGATGACATTTTTGAGGCATTTGAAAGGTTCGCGGTACTTGAGCAGCAAGGTCTACTCTTCAATCGTGGCGAAGGTCTCAGGACGACTTTCGTTACAGAGCGTCAACGGCGCAAGTTACTTGTCGCTATTCCGGGGATCGCTGTAGATTCATTTTTTGATATTGAAACATTATCTGCTGGTACGAACATGGCACTTTCTTACATGTTTCATCACCTCACCAACTACGTAGACCTCTATTTTGCTGGTAAACAAAATCGGAAGTTAGCCGAGTGTATGTATGAGGTCAATATGAATGTGCGCGACTTCAAGCGGCTGAGTCGAAGAATTAGTGAAACATACTTCGGTATTCTCACGCTACATCAAGAGCATGAGAAGTGGCTTTTCCCACTTTACCAAGAGATTGAACTCCCCCCGATTCTGGTTCAGTGTCATGCCCCGCGCGGACACGGTGGGGGAGCTATCAACTCCCTATTACGACATTATGCGGCGATGCGGGATTGTGATGGATTTACTGCGCCCTCAGATTATGTCCGCGACTTTTATTCGGATTACGTCTGGGATCCGAGTTTCTTCAACACGTTGACGAACGGTGTGGATTCGGAGTTGTTTCAACCGATGGATAAGGCAGCAGCGAAGCGGGAAGTCGCTGAAGGGATCCGAGACGCGCGTATTGAGACCATGCCGACTGTTGGTTATCTGTCTCGTGTACAGTCGGAGAAAGGGGCATCGGTCTACTTGAAGTTGGCGGAGTTGAATCCGC encodes:
- a CDS encoding glycosyltransferase family 4 protein, whose translation is MKDFFPKTLHPLHIFEDDAVLYAADLEKARIVELSVVMAEMLKFAETQNDQEIQRTLGNSYPDDDIFEAFERFAVLEQQGLLFNRGEGLRTTFVTERQRRKLLVAIPGIAVDSFFDIETLSAGTNMALSYMFHHLTNYVDLYFAGKQNRKLAECMYEVNMNVRDFKRLSRRISETYFGILTLHQEHEKWLFPLYQEIELPPILVQCHAPRGHGGGAINSLLRHYAAMRDCDGFTAPSDYVRDFYSDYVWDPSFFNTLTNGVDSELFQPMDKAAAKREVAEGIRDARIETMPTVGYLSRVQSEKGASVYLKLAELNPHLLFLIAGPGLGRYASRQLPDNLVYVGFHPREKLPVIYNAFDVYCFLSMSGEETFGLTVLEAMACGVPPVVPNFDGVPSVVKNAGLIADAENFDQDIATLVSYPCPIDFSEKINALVSDAEMRETLSRKARKRAISFTWDKTARRIIELFEELHRKKRLMNPNRLLNVFAPTQTLAFKETEMLKYKSIVLSMNTRYERCLIRNALYPMRVEDGLALSILKDHTVREAEALLSALVPDEIEAKATLKRVRGLINATA